One stretch of Streptomyces sp. NBC_01142 DNA includes these proteins:
- a CDS encoding spherulation-specific family 4 protein has product MRSVKTLLVPYYEHPTERPDAWDALLAAADRLYGVVLNPASGPGAAPDPAFAVVAGRLRAAGVRVLGYADTDYGRRPHAAVVRELLCHRDWYGTDGAFLDQVSAEPEALPHYRRLAVAARTAGARTLVLNHGVHPDPAYAELADLLVTFEGPWDAYGSLAVPLWTAAHPRERFCHLVYAAPPDAHVAAAVQCVVPGAGVHPWGTLPHALEPIR; this is encoded by the coding sequence ATGCGTTCCGTGAAAACCTTGCTGGTCCCGTACTACGAGCACCCCACCGAACGGCCCGACGCCTGGGACGCCCTCCTCGCCGCCGCAGACCGGCTCTACGGCGTGGTGCTCAACCCCGCCAGCGGCCCCGGCGCCGCCCCGGACCCCGCCTTCGCGGTGGTCGCGGGGCGGCTGCGCGCGGCCGGGGTCCGCGTCCTCGGCTACGCCGACACCGACTACGGCCGCCGCCCGCACGCCGCCGTCGTACGGGAACTGCTGTGCCACCGAGACTGGTACGGCACGGACGGGGCCTTCCTCGACCAGGTGTCGGCGGAGCCGGAAGCGCTGCCGCACTACCGCCGCCTCGCGGTCGCGGCCCGCACGGCCGGCGCCCGCACCCTGGTCCTCAACCACGGCGTCCACCCCGACCCGGCCTATGCCGAACTCGCCGACCTGCTGGTCACCTTCGAGGGCCCCTGGGACGCCTACGGATCCCTCGCGGTCCCGCTCTGGACGGCCGCACACCCGCGCGAGCGGTTCTGCCATCTGGTGTACGCGGCCCCGCCCGACGCCCATGTGGCCGCCGCGGTCCAGTGCGTCGTCCCGGGCGCCGGGGTGCACCCGTGGGGCACTCTCCCGCATGCTCTGGAGCCGATCCGGTGA
- the pelF gene encoding GT4 family glycosyltransferase PelF: MLSCGRHVTMLTEGTYPHVHGGVSTWCDQLVRGMPEVDFQVVALTGSGREPVTWELPPNVYRHTAFPLWGPVQGRRPLFGRERRRFIDIYERFLLSVLDPSAGCDFGDALFALAEIAREGRLSTALRSESVLRSLMWIWTMPHLEISASRPTVHDALTATDLLEHALRPLAVRIPDDSIAHAVSAGLATLPALTAQRFDGVPFLLTEHGIYLRERYLGYRAEAQRAPVKSLMLGFYRELNTLGYRRADLITPCNQYNRRWEERGGAPADRIRTVYNGVDPHAFPQAGAEPDVPTISWAGRIDPIKDLETLIRAYAMVRAELPEVRLRLFGGVPAGGEAYRTRLEKLAAELGVVDGIAWEGRVSDVARAYAAGSVVLLSSISEGFPFSLIEAMSCGRPTVSTDVGGVREAVGDTGLVVPPREPAVLAEATLGLLRDKERRAELGRQARQRVVDRFTLRRSVDGFRRIYLELAGFPEQADTGFLPAALPDPWSQDRAAEGAMW; this comes from the coding sequence ATGCTGAGCTGCGGGCGTCATGTCACCATGCTCACCGAAGGCACCTATCCACACGTCCACGGGGGCGTGTCCACCTGGTGCGACCAGCTCGTACGCGGAATGCCCGAGGTCGACTTCCAGGTCGTCGCCCTCACCGGCAGCGGCCGCGAGCCGGTCACCTGGGAACTGCCGCCCAACGTCTACCGGCACACGGCCTTCCCGCTCTGGGGCCCGGTGCAGGGCCGCCGCCCTCTCTTCGGGCGGGAGCGGCGCCGCTTCATCGACATCTACGAACGCTTCCTGCTGTCGGTGCTCGACCCGTCGGCCGGCTGCGACTTCGGCGACGCGCTGTTCGCGCTGGCCGAGATCGCGCGCGAGGGAAGGCTGTCGACGGCGCTGCGCTCGGAGTCCGTACTGCGCTCCCTGATGTGGATCTGGACCATGCCGCATCTGGAGATATCCGCGTCCCGGCCCACCGTGCACGACGCGCTGACCGCCACCGACCTGCTGGAACACGCGCTGCGGCCGCTGGCGGTACGGATACCCGACGACTCGATCGCGCACGCCGTCAGCGCCGGCCTCGCCACGCTGCCCGCACTGACCGCACAGCGCTTCGACGGAGTGCCGTTCCTGCTCACCGAACACGGCATCTATCTGCGCGAGCGCTATCTCGGATACCGCGCCGAGGCACAGCGCGCACCCGTGAAGTCGCTGATGCTCGGCTTCTACCGGGAGCTCAACACCCTCGGCTACCGGCGTGCCGATCTCATCACGCCCTGCAACCAGTACAACCGGCGGTGGGAAGAGCGGGGCGGGGCGCCCGCGGACCGTATCCGTACCGTCTACAACGGCGTCGACCCGCACGCCTTCCCGCAGGCCGGAGCCGAACCGGACGTGCCGACGATCTCCTGGGCGGGACGGATCGACCCGATCAAGGACCTGGAGACGCTGATCCGGGCGTACGCCATGGTCCGCGCCGAACTGCCCGAGGTGCGGCTGCGGTTGTTCGGCGGTGTGCCGGCGGGCGGCGAGGCGTACCGGACGCGGCTGGAGAAACTCGCCGCGGAACTGGGCGTCGTGGACGGCATCGCCTGGGAGGGCCGGGTCAGCGACGTGGCGCGCGCCTACGCGGCGGGGAGCGTGGTGCTGCTCTCCAGCATCAGCGAAGGGTTTCCCTTCTCGCTGATCGAGGCCATGTCCTGCGGCCGCCCCACCGTTTCCACCGATGTGGGCGGAGTACGCGAAGCCGTCGGCGACACGGGCCTGGTGGTGCCGCCGCGCGAGCCCGCGGTGCTCGCGGAGGCGACGCTGGGGCTGCTGCGCGACAAGGAGCGGCGCGCGGAGCTGGGCCGGCAGGCGCGGCAGCGCGTCGTCGACCGGTTCACCCTGCGCCGCTCGGTGGACGGCTTCCGCCGCATCTACCTCGAACTCGCCGGCTTCCCGGAACAGGCGGACACCGGCTTCCTACCGGCCGCGCTCCCCGACCCCTGGTCCCAGGACCGGGCCGCCGAAGGGGCGATGTGGTGA
- a CDS encoding endo alpha-1,4 polygalactosaminidase has product MRRAPLLLALLLLLVAGCSAPPDGKQPEQPSERWKPEPGLAWQWQLSGRLDPTVDVPVYDIDGFDHPKSAVTDLHRRGRKVICYLSTGAWEEFRPDAGKFPASVLGRGNGWDGERWLDIRRTDILEPLMAERIDMCRAKGFDAVEPDNMDAYANRTGFAVTAADQLRYNRLIARLAHDRGLAVGLKNDLDQIPQLVGDFDFAVNEQCAEHDECDRLTPFIRAGKAVFHVEYELPTRDFCPGARSLKLSSMLKKYELGVWRRPC; this is encoded by the coding sequence GTGAGACGCGCGCCCCTGCTGCTCGCGCTGCTGCTCCTGCTGGTGGCGGGCTGTAGCGCGCCACCCGACGGGAAGCAGCCCGAGCAGCCTTCCGAGCGCTGGAAGCCGGAGCCCGGCCTCGCCTGGCAGTGGCAGCTGAGCGGCAGGCTCGACCCGACCGTGGACGTCCCCGTCTACGACATCGACGGCTTCGACCACCCGAAGTCCGCCGTCACCGATCTGCACCGCCGCGGCCGCAAGGTCATCTGCTATCTCTCCACCGGCGCCTGGGAGGAGTTCCGCCCCGACGCCGGGAAGTTCCCCGCGTCCGTCCTCGGCCGCGGCAACGGCTGGGACGGCGAACGCTGGCTCGACATCCGCCGTACGGACATCCTCGAGCCCCTGATGGCGGAGCGCATCGACATGTGCCGGGCCAAGGGCTTCGACGCGGTCGAGCCCGACAACATGGACGCGTACGCCAACCGCACCGGCTTCGCTGTCACCGCCGCCGACCAGCTCCGCTACAACCGCCTGATCGCCCGCCTCGCCCACGACCGCGGTCTGGCCGTCGGCCTCAAGAACGACCTCGACCAGATCCCGCAGCTGGTGGGCGACTTCGACTTCGCGGTCAACGAACAGTGCGCGGAGCACGACGAGTGCGACCGGCTGACCCCGTTCATCCGCGCGGGCAAGGCCGTCTTCCACGTCGAGTACGAGCTGCCGACCCGGGACTTCTGCCCCGGCGCCCGCAGCCTGAAGCTCAGCTCGATGCTGAAGAAGTACGAGCTGGGGGTGTGGCGCAGGCCCTGCTAG
- a CDS encoding adenosylcobinamide-GDP ribazoletransferase → MDGIRFAFGTLTVLPVRVTRWDRGAARAGMLCAPLAGLVVGLCAAALGGVLILLGSGPLLAAVATAAVPAVLTRGLHLDGLADTADGLGSAKPAEDALRIMKQSDIGPFGVITLLFVLLAQIAALYELYGAGWAHGATAAVVSAVAARLALTLACRTGIPAARPEGLGAAVAGVVPVRTGLAVTALVTGVCAAAGAAFGAYGVLHHALAVLVALAAAELLLRHCVRRFDGVTGDVFGALAETAATAALIALVLGP, encoded by the coding sequence ATGGACGGCATACGTTTCGCCTTCGGCACGCTGACCGTGCTCCCCGTGCGCGTCACCCGCTGGGACCGCGGTGCGGCACGCGCCGGAATGCTGTGCGCGCCCCTGGCCGGCCTGGTCGTGGGTCTGTGCGCGGCGGCCCTCGGCGGCGTGCTGATACTCCTGGGCTCGGGACCGCTGCTCGCCGCCGTGGCCACCGCCGCCGTCCCCGCCGTGCTCACCCGCGGCCTCCATCTGGACGGTCTCGCGGACACCGCGGACGGCCTGGGCAGCGCCAAGCCCGCCGAGGACGCGCTGCGGATCATGAAGCAGTCGGACATCGGCCCGTTCGGGGTCATCACGCTGCTGTTCGTCCTGCTCGCGCAGATCGCGGCGCTGTACGAGCTGTACGGCGCGGGCTGGGCGCACGGCGCGACGGCGGCGGTGGTCTCGGCGGTCGCCGCCCGTCTCGCCCTCACCCTCGCCTGCCGCACGGGCATCCCGGCGGCCCGCCCCGAAGGCCTCGGCGCGGCGGTCGCGGGTGTCGTTCCGGTACGCACCGGACTGGCCGTCACCGCACTGGTCACCGGGGTCTGCGCGGCGGCGGGCGCGGCCTTCGGCGCCTACGGCGTGCTGCACCACGCCCTGGCCGTGCTGGTCGCTCTTGCCGCGGCGGAGCTGCTGCTGCGGCACTGCGTACGCCGCTTCGACGGGGTGACCGGCGACGTGTTCGGCGCGCTGGCCGAGACGGCGGCGACGGCGGCTCTGATCGCGCTCGTACTGGGCCCGTAA
- a CDS encoding phosphatidylglycerol lysyltransferase domain-containing protein has protein sequence MGEVRLSTEEANPRTSASTSPSLSPSTSRSTRRHTVRSRRSAAFAVWYLRAVTFLNFLSAVWVSFGQDLRRHNTDTYFTPYLLTAGFASGAFTLFLAITMRRRKRAAWILNLVLSGLLLLLFAFAMLFPEIRQHAQNWVSLALTAAFVLALVLGRREFYATGDRSNPKLAAAVAAGGLLLTSLLAALLVTVTNTATGASTFLERWRYGVMRLVSLAADDSRFADISTPGWVDVTINVLSTLLLLAVLYAAFRSRRAVDALTEDDETRLRALLERHGDRDSLGYFALRREKSVVWSPTGKAAVAYRVVGGVSLASGDPIGDPEAWPGAIDPWLAQAREHGWIPAVMGASEEAGTIYARHGMDALELGDEAIVDTAEFSLEGRAMRTVRQACNRVARAGYQVRIRRHEDIPAEEMATLLERADDWRDGATERGFSMALGRLGDPADGRCVMLECTDGEGALRAVLSFVPWGPQGLSLDLMRRDRDSGNGLMEFMVIELLQRAKEIGITQVSLNFAMFRSVFERGAKLGAGPVLRLWRSLLSFFSRWWQIESLYRANAKYRPIWEPRFMLFEKSADLLRIGLAAGRAEGFLEAPGLPKWMHRRHLETKR, from the coding sequence ATGGGAGAGGTCCGTTTGTCCACCGAAGAGGCGAACCCTCGTACGAGCGCGAGTACGAGCCCGAGCCTGAGCCCGAGTACGAGCCGGAGCACGCGCAGGCACACCGTCCGCTCCCGGCGCAGTGCGGCGTTCGCCGTCTGGTACCTGCGGGCCGTGACGTTCCTCAACTTCCTGAGCGCCGTGTGGGTCTCCTTCGGCCAGGACCTGCGCCGGCACAACACCGACACCTACTTCACGCCGTACCTGCTCACCGCGGGCTTCGCCTCGGGTGCCTTCACCCTCTTCCTGGCGATCACCATGCGCCGCCGCAAGCGGGCCGCGTGGATCCTCAACCTCGTACTCAGCGGCCTCCTCCTGCTGCTGTTCGCCTTCGCCATGCTCTTCCCCGAGATCCGGCAGCACGCGCAGAACTGGGTCTCGCTCGCCCTGACCGCCGCCTTCGTGCTCGCGCTGGTCCTCGGCCGGCGGGAGTTCTACGCGACGGGCGACCGCTCCAACCCGAAACTGGCCGCGGCCGTCGCGGCGGGCGGACTGCTGCTCACCTCGCTGCTCGCCGCCCTGCTCGTCACCGTCACCAACACCGCGACCGGGGCGTCCACCTTCCTGGAGCGCTGGCGGTACGGCGTGATGCGGCTGGTGTCCCTCGCCGCCGACGACTCCCGCTTCGCCGACATCAGCACACCGGGCTGGGTCGACGTCACCATCAACGTCCTGTCCACTCTGCTGCTGCTCGCCGTGCTGTACGCGGCCTTCCGCTCCCGCCGGGCCGTCGACGCGCTCACCGAGGACGACGAAACCAGGCTGCGCGCCCTGCTGGAGCGGCACGGCGACCGGGACTCGCTCGGCTATTTCGCGCTGCGCCGCGAGAAGAGCGTCGTCTGGTCGCCGACCGGGAAGGCCGCCGTCGCCTACCGGGTGGTGGGCGGCGTCTCGCTCGCGTCCGGCGACCCGATCGGCGATCCGGAGGCCTGGCCCGGCGCCATCGACCCCTGGCTGGCCCAGGCCCGCGAACACGGCTGGATCCCGGCGGTGATGGGGGCGAGCGAGGAGGCCGGCACCATCTACGCGCGGCACGGCATGGACGCCCTGGAACTGGGCGACGAGGCGATCGTCGACACTGCCGAGTTCTCGCTGGAGGGGCGCGCGATGCGGACCGTGCGCCAGGCCTGCAACCGGGTCGCGCGCGCCGGGTACCAGGTGCGCATCCGCCGCCACGAGGACATTCCGGCCGAGGAGATGGCCACCTTGCTGGAACGCGCCGACGACTGGCGCGACGGGGCCACCGAGCGCGGCTTCTCGATGGCGCTGGGGCGGCTCGGCGATCCGGCGGACGGCCGCTGTGTGATGCTCGAATGCACCGACGGCGAGGGTGCGTTGCGGGCGGTGCTGAGCTTTGTGCCGTGGGGGCCCCAGGGGCTCTCGCTCGATCTGATGCGGCGTGACCGGGATTCCGGGAACGGCCTGATGGAGTTCATGGTCATCGAGCTCCTGCAGCGCGCGAAAGAGATCGGGATCACGCAGGTGTCGTTGAACTTCGCGATGTTCAGATCGGTCTTCGAACGCGGCGCGAAGCTCGGGGCCGGACCCGTGCTGAGGCTGTGGCGCTCGCTCCTCAGCTTCTTCTCCCGCTGGTGGCAGATCGAGTCCCTCTACCGCGCCAACGCAAAGTACCGACCAATCTGGGAGCCACGTTTCATGCTCTTCGAAAAGAGCGCCGACCTGTTGCGGATCGGCCTCGCCGCCGGACGCGCCGAGGGGTTCCTGGAGGCCCCGGGTCTGCCCAAGTGGATGCATCGCCGACACCTGGAGACCAAGCGGTGA
- the lpdA gene encoding dihydrolipoyl dehydrogenase, which produces MANDASTVFDLVILGGGSGGYAAALRGAQLGLDVALIEKNKLGGTCLHNGCIPTKALLHAGEIADQAREASQFGVKTSFEGIDMAGVHKYKDDVISGLYKGLQGLVASRKVTYIEGEGRLSSPTSVDVNGRRVQGRHVLLATGSVPKSLPGLEIDGNRIISSDHALVLDRVPQSAIVLGGGVIGVEFASAWKSFGSDITVIEGLKHLVPVEDESSSKLLERAFRKRGIKFNLGTFFEKAEYTQDGVRVTLADGKTFDAEVLLVAVGRGPVSAGLGYEEQGVAMDRGYVLVDEYMQTNVPTISAVGDLVPTLQLAHVGFAEGILVAERLAGLKSVPIDYDGVPRVTYCHPEVASVGITEAKAKEIYGADKVVALKYNLAGNGKSKILKTAGEIKLVQVKDGAVVGVHMVGDRMGEQVGEAQLIYNWEALPAEVAQLIHAHPTQSEALGEAHLALAGKPLHSHD; this is translated from the coding sequence GTGGCGAACGACGCCAGCACCGTTTTCGACCTAGTGATCCTCGGCGGTGGTAGCGGCGGTTACGCTGCGGCGCTGCGCGGAGCTCAGCTTGGTCTGGACGTCGCCCTGATCGAGAAGAACAAGCTCGGCGGCACCTGCCTGCACAACGGCTGTATCCCCACGAAGGCTCTGCTGCATGCCGGCGAGATCGCCGACCAGGCGCGTGAGGCCTCCCAGTTCGGTGTCAAGACCTCTTTCGAGGGCATCGACATGGCGGGCGTCCACAAGTACAAGGACGACGTCATCTCGGGCCTGTACAAGGGTCTGCAGGGTCTGGTCGCCTCCCGCAAGGTGACCTACATCGAGGGTGAGGGCCGGCTGTCCTCCCCCACCTCCGTCGACGTCAACGGTCGCCGTGTGCAGGGCCGCCACGTTCTCCTCGCCACCGGCTCCGTACCGAAGTCGCTGCCGGGCCTGGAGATCGACGGCAACCGCATCATCTCCTCGGACCACGCGCTGGTCCTGGACCGCGTCCCGCAGTCCGCGATCGTGCTGGGCGGCGGCGTCATCGGCGTCGAGTTCGCCTCCGCGTGGAAGTCTTTCGGCTCCGACATCACCGTCATCGAGGGCCTGAAGCACCTCGTCCCGGTCGAGGACGAGAGCAGCTCGAAGCTTCTTGAGCGCGCGTTCCGCAAGCGCGGCATCAAGTTCAACCTGGGAACCTTCTTCGAGAAGGCCGAGTACACCCAGGACGGCGTCCGCGTCACCCTCGCCGACGGCAAGACCTTCGACGCCGAGGTGCTGCTGGTCGCGGTCGGCCGCGGCCCGGTCTCCGCCGGTCTGGGCTACGAGGAGCAGGGCGTCGCGATGGACCGCGGCTATGTCCTGGTCGACGAGTACATGCAGACCAACGTCCCCACCATCTCCGCGGTCGGCGACCTCGTCCCGACCCTCCAGCTCGCGCACGTCGGCTTCGCCGAGGGCATCCTGGTGGCGGAGCGCCTGGCCGGTCTGAAGAGCGTTCCGATCGACTACGACGGTGTGCCGCGGGTGACGTACTGCCACCCCGAGGTCGCCTCCGTCGGCATCACCGAGGCCAAGGCCAAGGAGATCTACGGTGCGGACAAGGTCGTCGCACTGAAGTACAACCTCGCGGGCAACGGCAAGAGCAAGATCCTCAAGACCGCGGGCGAGATCAAGCTCGTCCAGGTCAAGGACGGCGCCGTGGTCGGCGTCCACATGGTCGGTGACCGTATGGGCGAGCAGGTCGGCGAGGCTCAGCTGATCTACAACTGGGAGGCTCTGCCGGCCGAGGTCGCGCAGCTCATCCACGCGCACCCGACGCAGAGCGAGGCGCTCGGCGAGGCCCACCTGGCCCTGGCCGGCAAGCCCCTGCACTCCCACGACTAG
- a CDS encoding leucyl aminopeptidase, translating to MTALTLSTAGAATLRADALVVGVAKGAKGPVVAPGAEAVDKAFDGKLASVLETLGATGAEGEVTKLPAPSGLKAPVVIAVGLGRVPEEDEAYAAESLRRAAGAAARALSGAKKAAFALPVEAVEDAEAIAEGALLGAYAFTAYQGGEKDAKGARNGARQPLAEVALLGAKPRDKAYKAAAERAIALTEEINRARDLVNTPPNDLYPESFAAVATAAGKEHGIKVQVLDEKALAKGGYGGILGVGQGSQNAPRLVKLTYTHPKAAKTLALVGKGITYDSGGISLKPAGHNETMKCDMSGAAAVFAAVVAAARLSLEVNITGWLALAENMPSGSATRPGDVLRMYSGKTVEVLNTDAEGRLVLADAITRASEENPDAIIDVATLTGAMVMALGNRTFGIMANDDAFRTSVHEIAEEVGEQSWPMPLPSDLRKGMDSPTADMANMGERMGGGLVAGLFLQEFVGEGITWAHLDIAGPAFHEGAPFGYTPKGGTGSAVRTLVKLAERTAAGDLG from the coding sequence GTGACTGCTCTCACTCTCAGCACTGCCGGCGCGGCGACGCTGCGCGCCGACGCCCTCGTGGTCGGCGTCGCGAAGGGCGCCAAGGGGCCGGTCGTCGCGCCGGGCGCCGAGGCCGTGGACAAGGCGTTCGACGGAAAGCTCGCCTCCGTCCTGGAGACCCTCGGCGCCACCGGTGCCGAGGGCGAGGTGACCAAGCTCCCCGCGCCGTCCGGCCTCAAGGCTCCCGTCGTCATCGCGGTCGGGCTCGGCCGGGTCCCGGAGGAGGACGAGGCGTACGCCGCCGAGTCGCTGCGCCGCGCCGCGGGCGCCGCCGCCCGTGCGCTGAGCGGTGCGAAGAAGGCCGCGTTCGCCCTGCCGGTCGAGGCGGTCGAGGACGCGGAGGCCATCGCGGAGGGCGCACTGCTGGGTGCGTACGCCTTCACCGCCTACCAGGGCGGCGAGAAGGACGCCAAGGGCGCGCGGAACGGCGCAAGGCAGCCGCTCGCCGAGGTCGCCCTGCTCGGCGCGAAGCCGCGCGACAAGGCGTACAAGGCCGCGGCCGAGCGCGCGATCGCGCTGACCGAGGAGATCAACCGCGCCCGCGACCTGGTCAACACCCCGCCGAACGACCTCTACCCCGAGTCCTTCGCCGCCGTGGCCACCGCCGCCGGCAAGGAGCACGGCATCAAGGTGCAGGTTCTCGACGAGAAGGCGCTGGCCAAGGGCGGCTACGGCGGCATCCTCGGCGTCGGCCAGGGCTCGCAGAACGCGCCCCGCCTGGTGAAGCTCACCTACACGCACCCCAAGGCGGCCAAGACCCTCGCGCTGGTCGGCAAGGGCATCACCTACGACTCGGGCGGCATCTCCCTGAAGCCCGCCGGCCACAACGAGACGATGAAGTGCGACATGAGCGGCGCCGCCGCCGTGTTCGCCGCCGTCGTCGCGGCCGCGCGCCTGAGCCTCGAGGTGAACATCACCGGCTGGCTGGCACTCGCCGAGAACATGCCGTCCGGGTCGGCCACCCGCCCCGGCGACGTACTGCGCATGTACAGCGGCAAGACGGTCGAGGTGCTCAACACCGACGCCGAGGGCCGCCTGGTCCTGGCCGACGCGATCACCAGGGCGTCCGAGGAGAACCCGGACGCGATCATCGATGTGGCGACCCTGACCGGCGCGATGGTGATGGCGCTGGGCAACCGCACCTTCGGCATCATGGCGAACGACGACGCGTTCCGTACCTCCGTCCACGAGATCGCGGAGGAGGTCGGCGAGCAGTCCTGGCCGATGCCGCTCCCGTCCGATCTGCGCAAGGGCATGGACTCCCCGACCGCCGACATGGCCAACATGGGCGAGCGGATGGGCGGCGGCCTGGTGGCCGGTCTGTTCCTGCAGGAATTCGTGGGTGAGGGCATCACCTGGGCGCACCTGGACATCGCGGGCCCGGCCTTCCACGAGGGGGCGCCGTTCGGCTACACCCCCAAGGGCGGTACCGGCTCCGCGGTCCGCACCCTGGTCAAGCTCGCCGAGCGCACCGCCGCCGGCGACCTGGGCTGA
- the cobT gene encoding nicotinate-nucleotide--dimethylbenzimidazole phosphoribosyltransferase: protein MNLDDFSDLIERPDSGMRRDAEERRERLMVPPGALGRLDELSEWLSAAQASVPVKAIDQPRVVLFAGDHGVAELGVSGRESGTAHQLVRAVLEGASPVAVLARRMGVPVRSVDAGLDCDPELLPAEVVRHRVRRGSGRIDVEDALTVEEAEQAVRLGMAIADEEADSGTDLVVLGDLSVGGTTPAATLIAALCGTDASVVTGRGGANIDDLAWMRKCAAIRDALRRARPVLGDQLELLAAVGGADLAAMTGFLLQSAVRRMPVILDGVVSAACALVAQRAAFRAPDWWLAGQVSGEPAQTKALDRMALNPLLDHGVTVGEGTGALLALPLVQASAALAAELPERTQPVGATRTDASGGGSH, encoded by the coding sequence CTGAATCTCGATGACTTCTCCGACCTGATCGAGCGCCCCGACAGCGGCATGCGGCGTGACGCCGAGGAACGCCGCGAGCGGCTGATGGTCCCGCCCGGCGCTCTCGGCCGTCTCGACGAGCTGAGCGAGTGGCTCTCCGCCGCGCAGGCCTCCGTGCCGGTCAAGGCCATCGACCAGCCTCGTGTCGTCCTGTTCGCCGGCGACCACGGCGTCGCCGAACTGGGCGTCTCCGGCCGGGAGTCCGGCACCGCGCACCAGTTGGTGCGTGCCGTTCTGGAGGGCGCCAGCCCCGTTGCCGTGCTTGCCCGCCGTATGGGCGTGCCGGTACGGAGCGTCGACGCCGGACTGGACTGCGACCCGGAGCTGCTGCCCGCCGAGGTCGTACGCCACCGGGTGCGGCGCGGCAGCGGCCGGATCGACGTCGAGGACGCCCTGACGGTGGAGGAGGCCGAACAGGCCGTACGCCTGGGTATGGCGATCGCCGACGAGGAGGCGGACTCCGGCACGGACCTGGTCGTCCTCGGTGATCTGAGCGTCGGCGGCACGACGCCCGCAGCGACCCTGATCGCCGCTCTGTGCGGCACGGACGCCTCGGTGGTGACCGGCCGCGGCGGCGCGAACATCGACGATCTGGCCTGGATGCGCAAGTGCGCGGCGATCCGGGACGCGCTGCGGCGGGCCCGCCCGGTGCTCGGCGACCAGTTGGAGCTGCTGGCGGCGGTCGGTGGCGCGGATCTGGCGGCGATGACCGGCTTCCTGCTGCAGAGCGCCGTACGCCGGATGCCGGTGATCCTGGACGGGGTCGTCTCCGCGGCATGTGCGCTGGTGGCGCAGCGGGCCGCGTTCCGCGCGCCGGACTGGTGGCTCGCCGGTCAGGTCAGCGGCGAGCCGGCCCAGACGAAGGCGCTGGACCGGATGGCGCTCAACCCGCTGCTCGATCACGGCGTCACTGTGGGGGAAGGAACCGGGGCATTGCTCGCACTCCCCCTCGTACAGGCATCGGCCGCCCTCGCGGCCGAACTGCCGGAGCGTACGCAGCCGGTGGGAGCGACACGGACTGACGCGTCGGGAGGCGGCAGCCACTGA